The nucleotide window GGTGGGCTTCTACCTGCGGCCGCGCGGCCGGCTGGCAGGCGAGGGCCAGCGCCGCGACGGCGACCTGCTGGCGCAGTACTGGTCGGACCGCCACACCAGCTTCGCGCTGGTCAGCGATGCGGCCGATGCCGCCGCGCGCGCGTTGCCGCGCCTGCTGGAGAACGGCTGACCGCAGGTGCGGCCCCGGACGGGCCGCACCTGGCGCGACTCAACGCGGCTTCACGAACCGCAGCGTCATGCGGTCGCTCTCGCCGATGGCCTGGTACTTCGCGCGGTCGGCTTCCGGGTGGTTGTTGGACGGCGGCAGCGTCCACACGCCGTTGGGGTGGTCCTTGCTGTCCTTCGGATTCGCGTTGACCTCGCTCTTCGCGTCCAGACGGAAGCCTGCGGCTTCGGCCAGCGCGATCACCTGCGCCTCGCTGACGTAACCGGTGTCGTCGTCGGCCGCCACGTCCCGGTTCGCCCGATGTTCCACCACGCCCAGCACGCCGCCCGGCTTCAGCAACGCGAAGAAGCCCTTGAACATGCCTTCGGCCTGGCTGGCGCTGCGCCAGTTGTGCACGTTGCGGAAGGTCAGCACGGCATCGGCCGAGCCCGCCGCGCCGAACACCGGCGCGGCCGGGTCGTACTTCACCACCGTGGCCTGGTCGAACTGCGCCGGACCGTCGGCGAACTTCTTCTGCAGCCCGTCCAGGCTGCGCTGGTAGTAGTTGCGGCTCTTCTCGGACGCCTTGGTCGGGTCCACGACGGCGGCGACGTAGCGGCCCTTCGCCTTCAGATACGGCGCCAGCACCTCGGCATACCAGCCGCCGCCGGGCGTGATCTCCACGACGGTCTGCGTGGGTGTCACGCCGAAGAACGACAGGGTTTCCCGCGGATGGCGATACGCGTCGCGCGCCACGTTCTGCGGGTCGCGCCACGGGCCCTTCAACGCCGCGTCCAGTGCGCTGGCGTCGGCGGCGGGCAGCGCCTGCGCGGCATCCGCGGGCCCGGCCGGCGATGCGGCGAACGAGGGTTGCCCGGCGGCCAGTGCGGCCACCAGCGCCAGGGACAGCGGAACAATGCGTATCGTCATGCGTCAGCCCTCCAGAAAGGTGCGCGGAGCCTAGCACGCGGTCTGTTCACCGGGCATCGCGGCCGTCGCAGCATGGGCACGCTTCACCGCACGCGGACAGGGCCTCGCTAGACTGCAGGCCCCGGCTGCTCCGGAGACCTGGCATGACCGCCCACGACGCCACGCAGAACGCCCGCATCGTGCTGGCCGCGCGCCCGCGCGGCGAGCCGGCCGCCGACGACTTCCGCCTGGAACACGTGCCCCTGCCCGTGCCCGGCGAAGGCCAGGTGCTGCTGCGCAACCGCTACCTGTCGCTGGACCCGTACATGCGCGGCCGCATGAACGCCGGTCGTTCCTACGCCAGGCCGGTCGAGCTCGGCCAGGTGATGGAGGGCGGCACGGTGTCGGAAGTGATCGCTTCGCGCCATCCCGACTTCCGGAACGGCGACATGGTGCTGGCGCACGGCGGCTGGCAGACGCATGCCGTCGCCGACGGCCGCACGCTGCAGCGAAGACTGGATGCGCGTACCGCGCCGCTGACCACCGCACTGGGCGTGTACGGCATGCCGGGCTTCACCGCCTACGTCGGCCTGCACGAGATCGGCAAGCCACAACCCGGCGAGACCGTCGTGGTGGCCGCCGCCAGCGGCCCGGTCGGCGCGACCGTGGGCCAGATCGCGCGGCTGCAGGGCGCCCGCGCGGTCGGTATCGCCGGCGGCGAGGCCAAGCGCGCCTACCTGCGCGACGAACTCGGCTTCGACGTGGCGCTGGACCATCGCGCGCCGGACTTCGCCGACCAGCTGCGCGCCGCCTGTCCCGACGGCATCGACGTGTACTTCGAGAACGTCGGCGGGGCGGTCTTCGATGCGGTGGTGCCGCTGCTCAACGATTTCGCGCGCATTCCGGTGTGCGGCCTGGTCGCGCACTACAACGACACCGCGCTGCCGCCCGGCCCCGACCGCATGCCGTGGCTGATGAGCCAGATCCTGACCCGCCACCTGACCGTGCGCGGCTT belongs to Pseudoxanthomonas sp. F37 and includes:
- a CDS encoding methyltransferase, whose translation is MTIRIVPLSLALVAALAAGQPSFAASPAGPADAAQALPAADASALDAALKGPWRDPQNVARDAYRHPRETLSFFGVTPTQTVVEITPGGGWYAEVLAPYLKAKGRYVAAVVDPTKASEKSRNYYQRSLDGLQKKFADGPAQFDQATVVKYDPAAPVFGAAGSADAVLTFRNVHNWRSASQAEGMFKGFFALLKPGGVLGVVEHRANRDVAADDDTGYVSEAQVIALAEAAGFRLDAKSEVNANPKDSKDHPNGVWTLPPSNNHPEADRAKYQAIGESDRMTLRFVKPR
- a CDS encoding NADP-dependent oxidoreductase → MTAHDATQNARIVLAARPRGEPAADDFRLEHVPLPVPGEGQVLLRNRYLSLDPYMRGRMNAGRSYARPVELGQVMEGGTVSEVIASRHPDFRNGDMVLAHGGWQTHAVADGRTLQRRLDARTAPLTTALGVYGMPGFTAYVGLHEIGKPQPGETVVVAAASGPVGATVGQIARLQGARAVGIAGGEAKRAYLRDELGFDVALDHRAPDFADQLRAACPDGIDVYFENVGGAVFDAVVPLLNDFARIPVCGLVAHYNDTALPPGPDRMPWLMSQILTRHLTVRGFIQHDFIALYPQFLRQMGAWLADGKIRYREDIVEGLENAPRALIGLLRGENFGKVVVKL